Proteins encoded in a region of the Zea mays cultivar B73 chromosome 4, Zm-B73-REFERENCE-NAM-5.0, whole genome shotgun sequence genome:
- the LOC118476894 gene encoding tubby-like F-box protein 5, translated as MLVFHKMTVQLMKIQRVESSETTWSARRQVVACAAVCRSWREVTKEVVKTLKECGRITFPMSLKQVGTLCLFSTLMINHMYVSFNCNKPLTV; from the exons ATGCTGGTGTTTCATAAGATGACCGTGCAGCTCATGAAAATCCAG AGGGTGGAGTCGAGCGAGACGACGTGGTCGGCGCGGCGCCAGGTCGTGGCGTGCGCTGCTGTTTGCCGGTCGTGGCGCGAGGTCACCAAGGAGGTGGTGAAGACGCTCAAGGAGTGCGGCAGGATCACCTTCCCCATGTCCCTTAAGCAG GTTGGCACTCTCTGCCTTTTCTCTACTTTGATGATCAATCACATGTATGTTTCATTCAACTGCAATAAACCATTAACTGTATAA